From a single Amphiprion ocellaris isolate individual 3 ecotype Okinawa chromosome 18, ASM2253959v1, whole genome shotgun sequence genomic region:
- the six3b gene encoding homeobox protein SIX3b: protein MVFRSPLDFFTASRLLLPHFADGAPVLPRSRSPDDPPAACPPLALPGLCFSAAQIASVCETLEETGDIERLARFLWSLPVTADGRDSISEHESVQRARAVVAYHTGSFRELYHILETHRFTRASHGKLQAMWLEAHYREAEKLRGRPLGPVDKYRVRKKFPLPRTIWDGEQKTHCFKERTRGLLREWYLQDPYPNPGKKRELAHATGLTPTQVGNWFKNRRQRDRAAAAKNRLQHHRMCPDGARALSGGDCSPDGSAERADGETLLSVTDSDSDLDV from the exons ATGGTTTTCAGATCTCCGCTCGATTTCTTCACAGCCTCCCGTCTCCTCCTGCCTCACTTTGCGGATGGGGCCCCTGTCCTGCCTCGGTCCCGGTCCCCGGATGACCCTCCCGCCGCCTGTCCTCCTCTGGCTCTCCCGGGATTGTGTTTCTCTGCGGCGCAGATTGCCAGCGTGTGCGAGACCCTGGAGGAGACCGGAGACATCGAGCGGCTGGCCCGCTTCCTCTGGTCGCTCCCGGTGACCGCAGACGGTCGTGACTCCATTTCCGAGCACGAGTCCGTGCAGCGGGCTCGGGCCGTGGTGGCCTACCACACGGGAAGTTTCCGTGAGCTTTACCACATCTTGGAGACGCACCGATTTACGCGCGCATCGCACGGCAAACTGCAGGCGATGTGGCTCGAAGCTCATTACCGGGAGGCAGAAAAGCTCCGGGGGCGGCCGCTCGGACCCGTGGACAAGTACCGCGTCAGGAAGAAGTTTCCGTTACCGAGAACCATCTGGGACGGAGAGCAGAAGACGCACTGCTTCAAAGAGCGCACACGCGGGCTACTGAGAGAGTGGTACCTGCAGGACCCGTACCCCAACCCGGGGAAGAAGCGGGAGCTGGCACACGCCACCGGACTGACACCGACTCAGGTTGGGAACTGGTTCAAAAACCGGAGACAGAGAGACCGAGCTGCCGCAGCCAAAAACAG gttGCAGCACCACCGGATGTGTCCAGACGGTGCTCGTGCACTAAGTGGAGGAGACTGCAGTCCTGATGGGAGCGCAGAGCGAGCAGATGGAGAAACTCTTCTCTCAGTAACAGACAGTGACTCTGACTTGGATGTCTGA